The Deltaproteobacteria bacterium genome window below encodes:
- a CDS encoding response regulator — MIKKAVHNDEIKALRNEVKALEVELAKKDKINQVLMTRVEKSVDSAGDAYSIFENNILLQQEIEERQKVEDALLESEQRLRTILGSIQTGVMIVDAKDHVMVDVNPAASEMIGLPKEEIIGRVCHGFVCPAEKQKCPITDLGQEIDKSEQVLLQVNGKTLPILKTVSSIVLDGRKHLIETFLDISERKRAEKEIEKHRDHLEDLVADRTEELTKANKDLKREIAERREAERALKEAKDEAEAANQAKSQFLAKMSHEIRTPLNGIIGFSEIVIRSDSLERCHEHGRIILEESQHLLGLINEILDHAKIEAGKLKLECRPIDLKHLLETVVSSVHVQAGKKGLQFRTLMEDNVYRYVMGDSLRLRQILSNLACNAIKFTHEGSVTVKVEPVETEGNVSTIRFSVIDTGIGIPLDKQPSVFDSFVQADESTTRKYGGTGLGITIAKQLVTLMGGQMGLESQPGKGSTFWFAVPLEMSECTPEPENETQAAHRGSLPLEQNRHRSGHILVAEDYPVNQRVARQHLEKAGYTVTIVEDGEKAVSACEAHKYNLILMDIQMPNMDGYEATRHIRSRSALCANVPILALTANADLATRNACKKANMDDVLTKPIRRNSLLAVVDRWIALTCQTPDRSGNSFPDENDNTSPKDVMPIDYDVASEEFGDMDILNEVVAQFIEKVETQIQDMREALSEQDIEVLRRNAHAIKGGAATLEAKPLASIAEQIESLCKSNDLKTIPSALDKVLTEFDRLRTYVASCSQP, encoded by the coding sequence ATGATAAAAAAGGCCGTTCATAATGACGAAATTAAGGCGCTAAGGAATGAGGTGAAAGCGCTGGAAGTTGAGCTTGCCAAAAAGGACAAGATCAACCAGGTTCTCATGACGCGAGTAGAAAAGAGTGTCGATTCGGCCGGTGATGCCTATTCAATTTTTGAAAACAATATTCTCCTGCAGCAAGAGATCGAAGAGCGCCAGAAGGTGGAGGACGCATTGCTGGAAAGCGAGCAGCGATTGCGAACCATACTGGGTTCCATACAGACCGGAGTCATGATTGTAGACGCAAAAGATCACGTGATGGTCGATGTGAATCCAGCCGCAAGCGAGATGATTGGTCTCCCAAAAGAAGAAATTATCGGTCGAGTATGCCATGGGTTTGTCTGTCCGGCCGAAAAACAAAAGTGCCCCATTACTGACTTGGGACAGGAAATTGACAAGTCGGAGCAGGTATTACTCCAGGTAAACGGAAAAACACTGCCGATTCTGAAGACAGTGTCCTCAATTGTCCTAGATGGACGCAAGCACCTGATTGAAACCTTCCTGGACATAAGCGAACGCAAACGAGCGGAGAAGGAGATTGAAAAGCATCGGGACCATTTGGAGGATTTGGTGGCCGACCGTACGGAGGAATTGACGAAGGCTAACAAAGATCTTAAACGCGAAATCGCTGAACGCAGGGAAGCTGAGAGAGCATTGAAAGAGGCAAAAGATGAAGCCGAAGCTGCCAATCAGGCTAAGAGTCAGTTTCTTGCCAAAATGAGCCACGAGATACGCACGCCCCTAAACGGTATTATCGGTTTCTCTGAGATTGTTATCAGATCTGATTCGCTTGAGAGATGTCATGAGCATGGCCGCATCATCTTGGAGGAATCTCAGCATTTGTTGGGTCTTATCAACGAGATCCTAGACCATGCCAAGATAGAAGCCGGAAAGCTCAAACTTGAATGTCGCCCGATTGACTTGAAGCATCTTTTGGAGACTGTAGTGAGCAGCGTCCATGTGCAGGCGGGGAAAAAAGGCTTACAATTCAGAACCTTGATGGAGGATAATGTATACCGATATGTCATGGGCGATTCTCTCCGGCTGCGCCAGATCCTGTCGAACCTGGCTTGCAATGCTATTAAATTCACTCACGAAGGTTCTGTCACCGTGAAGGTCGAACCGGTTGAGACCGAAGGTAATGTGTCCACCATCCGATTCTCAGTCATTGATACGGGGATCGGCATTCCCCTGGACAAGCAACCCTCTGTTTTCGATAGCTTTGTGCAGGCCGATGAAAGCACCACTCGGAAATACGGCGGTACGGGCTTGGGAATCACCATTGCAAAGCAACTTGTGACCCTCATGGGCGGACAAATGGGCCTCGAAAGCCAACCGGGCAAGGGCAGCACCTTTTGGTTCGCCGTGCCCCTGGAAATGAGCGAATGTACGCCTGAACCGGAAAATGAAACCCAGGCGGCCCACAGAGGCAGTCTGCCTCTGGAGCAGAATCGGCATCGCTCCGGACACATCCTTGTGGCCGAAGATTACCCCGTCAACCAACGCGTCGCACGTCAGCACCTTGAAAAGGCCGGCTATACCGTCACGATTGTGGAGGACGGAGAAAAAGCTGTGAGTGCCTGTGAAGCCCACAAATATAATCTTATCCTGATGGACATTCAAATGCCGAATATGGATGGATATGAGGCAACCCGCCACATCCGATCCCGCAGTGCGTTGTGTGCAAACGTACCAATACTGGCTCTAACAGCCAACGCCGACTTAGCGACACGAAACGCTTGTAAAAAAGCGAATATGGATGACGTGCTGACAAAGCCAATCAGACGGAATTCACTCCTTGCTGTTGTGGATCGATGGATTGCTCTGACATGTCAGACGCCAGATAGATCTGGTAATTCCTTTCCGGATGAAAATGACAATACCTCTCCCAAGGACGTTATGCCTATTGACTATGACGTGGCTTCGGAAGAATTTGGAGATATGGACATTCTTAACGAAGTTGTGGCTCAGTTCATCGAAAAGGTAGAAACGCAGATTCAAGACATGCGGGAGGCCCTGAGCGAGCAAGACATTGAGGTCCTGCGGCGCAACGCCCATGCTATTAAAGGTGGAGCCGCCACCCTGGAGGCCAAGCCGCTTGCCAGTATAGCTGAGCAAATCGAAAGCCTATGCAAGTCAAATGACTTGAAGACAATCCCATCTGCATTGGACAAGGTACTAACTGAGTTTGATCGCCTGAGAACATATGTGGCAAGCTGTTCTCAGCCATGA
- a CDS encoding FIST C-terminal domain-containing protein, giving the protein MSTQPVLRSKIGSSFATAARQAVKELCEQICQQHMDGVVFFCSSKFDLDHLGEYLKETFPCPIIGCTTAGEVTSAGYHEGTLVGASLGGDTDTGALRMHSHLLSPLGRLSGEDFEALASSAQEELVFSSAFNSKHMFGLLLVDGMSMLEEITITHLHRWFRGVPIVGGSAGDDLNFQKTHVYHNGRFHSDAAVFTLFETTLPFITFKTQHFVPTETKLVITEADPQNRRVIEIDGEPAALAYANILGLKTDDLNPTVFSSYPLILQIGGNHYVRSIQKVNDDESLSFYCAIDNGLVLTLAKGIDLIENLQKQLSAIRDVIPNPELVIGCDCILRRLEVQEKDLLSDVRDALKKEKILGFSTYGEQFNAIHVNQTLTGVAIGGTP; this is encoded by the coding sequence ATGTCGACGCAACCGGTCCTGAGATCCAAAATTGGCTCGTCATTCGCCACCGCCGCAAGACAGGCAGTAAAGGAGCTTTGCGAACAGATCTGTCAACAACATATGGATGGAGTGGTCTTTTTCTGTTCATCAAAATTCGATCTGGACCATCTCGGTGAATACCTAAAGGAGACGTTTCCCTGCCCTATCATAGGTTGCACCACAGCGGGCGAAGTCACTTCGGCGGGCTATCACGAGGGTACCCTGGTAGGGGCCTCCCTGGGAGGTGACACTGACACAGGAGCGCTAAGAATGCATTCCCATTTGCTAAGTCCTCTTGGCAGGTTGTCTGGTGAGGACTTCGAGGCATTAGCCTCATCTGCGCAGGAAGAACTTGTTTTCTCATCGGCATTCAACAGTAAACATATGTTTGGTCTCTTACTGGTGGATGGTATGTCTATGCTTGAGGAGATAACTATAACGCATCTGCACAGATGGTTTCGAGGCGTTCCTATTGTTGGGGGTTCGGCAGGAGATGATTTGAATTTCCAAAAAACGCATGTATATCACAATGGCCGTTTTCACTCCGATGCCGCTGTTTTTACACTTTTTGAGACCACATTGCCTTTTATCACATTCAAAACCCAACATTTTGTACCAACGGAAACAAAGCTTGTTATCACTGAAGCCGATCCTCAGAACCGACGAGTTATTGAGATTGACGGTGAACCGGCCGCCCTGGCGTATGCTAACATCCTGGGATTGAAGACCGACGATTTGAATCCGACGGTGTTTTCCAGCTATCCGCTGATACTGCAAATTGGGGGCAACCACTATGTGCGTTCCATTCAAAAAGTTAACGACGATGAAAGCCTCTCGTTTTACTGCGCCATTGACAACGGCCTTGTTCTCACGCTTGCTAAAGGCATTGACCTTATAGAAAACCTTCAGAAGCAATTGTCGGCAATAAGGGATGTAATACCGAATCCAGAGCTTGTGATTGGATGTGACTGTATCCTCAGGCGACTGGAAGTCCAGGAAAAGGATTTGTTAAGTGACGTCCGAGATGCGTTGAAGAAGGAGAAAATCTTGGGCTTTAGCACATACGGAGAGCAGTTTAACGCCATTCATGTTAACCAGACCCTCACAGGAGTCGCCATTGGGGGAACACCATGA
- a CDS encoding cytochrome B6, which translates to MRQQSGKVRWVVIGALCAFVSTIGAVYAAEMVQSSYSPVVIKEPFAKTMARMKAAKPEVMERQMDLLNKRYDLSNRPAKGVTMSGGKAVQEGVRAKLPKGMTWEKLGNMAPEEIRKEDLWPIGFLPLPHPNHMEGGMVFPKFHIDEIKKQEGRDLTRFDLDYDLPDHFLPEFPPPIYLTTRPDLGDVSQGKVVTIMNYYELFNGILNPKQLEGLRLLVTPFPQQQFNQTEDRRSELPSRGVTCFDCHLNGHTNAATHLVGDIRPQEFRHGLDTPPLRGVNIQRLFGSQRALKSVEDFTEFEQRAAYFDGDPVIATKKGVNVLERASQVHFMAEFQALLDFPPAPKLNIYGKLDEKKATESEMRGQELFFGKTKCSACHPAPYYTDNLMHNLKTERFFKPRMVNGRMAAVDGPIKTFPIRGIKDSPPYLHDRRLLTLEDTVEFFNLVQELKLTDQEKRDLVNFMRAL; encoded by the coding sequence ATGAGACAGCAATCTGGGAAGGTCAGGTGGGTGGTTATAGGAGCGCTTTGTGCGTTTGTGAGCACAATAGGGGCGGTCTACGCCGCGGAGATGGTACAGAGCAGCTATAGCCCCGTGGTCATCAAAGAACCCTTTGCCAAGACCATGGCTCGCATGAAGGCTGCCAAACCGGAAGTCATGGAACGTCAGATGGATTTGCTTAATAAACGATACGACTTGAGCAACAGACCCGCCAAGGGCGTGACGATGTCTGGAGGAAAGGCAGTCCAGGAAGGGGTTCGGGCCAAACTGCCTAAGGGTATGACCTGGGAAAAGCTGGGGAACATGGCTCCCGAAGAGATTCGAAAAGAGGACCTATGGCCCATAGGGTTCCTACCTCTGCCCCATCCAAACCATATGGAAGGAGGCATGGTCTTTCCCAAGTTCCATATTGACGAGATCAAGAAACAAGAAGGGCGTGACCTCACACGATTTGATCTGGATTACGACTTGCCGGATCATTTTCTGCCGGAGTTTCCTCCGCCCATCTACCTGACTACCCGTCCTGACCTCGGAGACGTATCTCAGGGTAAAGTCGTCACCATTATGAATTATTATGAATTGTTCAATGGAATCCTCAATCCCAAGCAGCTGGAGGGTTTGAGGTTGCTCGTGACCCCTTTTCCACAACAGCAGTTCAATCAGACCGAAGACCGCCGTTCTGAACTCCCCAGCAGAGGCGTCACATGCTTCGACTGCCACTTAAACGGGCATACGAATGCTGCGACCCATCTGGTTGGCGACATCCGCCCTCAAGAATTCAGGCACGGTCTAGATACGCCGCCCCTAAGAGGAGTGAACATCCAGCGCTTGTTTGGTTCCCAACGGGCCTTGAAGTCTGTGGAAGACTTCACGGAATTTGAGCAACGGGCGGCTTACTTTGATGGTGATCCGGTGATCGCGACAAAGAAAGGGGTGAACGTATTGGAACGAGCGAGCCAGGTCCATTTCATGGCTGAGTTTCAAGCGCTGCTGGATTTCCCTCCAGCACCGAAGCTGAACATATATGGAAAGCTTGACGAAAAGAAAGCTACCGAGTCTGAAATGAGAGGCCAGGAGCTATTTTTTGGCAAAACTAAGTGTTCAGCATGTCATCCTGCTCCCTATTATACCGATAATCTCATGCACAACCTGAAAACGGAACGCTTTTTCAAGCCACGCATGGTGAACGGGCGGATGGCTGCGGTTGATGGGCCTATTAAGACTTTCCCCATCCGAGGGATCAAGGATTCTCCTCCCTACCTCCACGACCGTCGGTTGTTGACTTTGGAGGACACCGTGGAGTTCTTCAACCTAGTGCAGGAACTCAAGCTGACAGACCAAGAAAAGCGGGACCTAGTAAATTTCATGAGAGCCCTCTAG
- a CDS encoding GIY-YIG nuclease family protein — MPRFYTYILSCADRSYYVGSTQNLQERLHAHNKGRAAIYTALRRPVSLVYFEEHPSAETACARERQIKKWTHAKKEALISGNKLGLTELSKKRR, encoded by the coding sequence ATGCCAAGGTTTTATACTTACATCTTGTCGTGTGCCGACCGTTCATACTACGTTGGAAGCACGCAAAATCTCCAAGAACGCCTTCATGCACACAACAAGGGAAGAGCCGCCATCTATACAGCACTACGCAGACCTGTCAGCCTCGTCTATTTTGAGGAACACCCCAGTGCAGAAACGGCATGCGCCCGTGAACGCCAAATCAAGAAATGGACTCACGCCAAGAAGGAAGCCCTGATTTCCGGGAACAAATTGGGGCTCACAGAGCTGAGCAAGAAACGCCGTTAG
- the smpB gene encoding SsrA-binding protein SmpB codes for MVINKIVCQNRKARHDYLILDKYEAGMVLLGTEVKSLRLGNANLKDSYARIQGAEVFLHNMHISAYPYAAHGNHDPLRTRKLLLHKGEIKRLTGKVEEKGQALIPLQVYFKRGKAKVVLALAKGKRKYDKRQAIRKREEARELQREKREAGKG; via the coding sequence GTGGTTATCAACAAGATTGTCTGCCAGAACCGCAAGGCCCGGCACGATTATCTCATTCTAGACAAATACGAGGCAGGCATGGTTTTGCTTGGCACTGAGGTCAAATCATTGAGACTCGGGAACGCAAACCTCAAGGATAGCTATGCCAGAATTCAGGGCGCCGAGGTGTTTCTTCACAATATGCACATAAGCGCATACCCCTATGCGGCCCACGGGAATCACGATCCCTTGCGCACTCGAAAGCTCTTGTTACACAAGGGGGAGATCAAACGCCTTACCGGCAAGGTGGAGGAGAAAGGCCAAGCGCTTATTCCTCTGCAGGTGTATTTCAAGAGGGGCAAGGCAAAAGTTGTCTTGGCCTTGGCTAAAGGGAAGAGGAAATACGACAAGCGGCAGGCAATTCGAAAGCGAGAGGAAGCACGGGAATTGCAACGTGAAAAGCGTGAGGCTGGAAAGGGTTGA
- the ptsP gene encoding phosphoenolpyruvate--protein phosphotransferase codes for MADSTSKNLVVQGIGASPGIAIGKAFLFEQENTDVIEKRFVEPEEIQSEINRFKDAVTKAQEYLHRIIGEVPDEYRDHNYILDSHMMLLKDRMIYDGTIEQIKQTSVNAEWALKIAVGKVKSVFNQMGDPYFRDRVSDIAHVYKLILENLLGTGPSKISDIDKRVIIVAHDLSPAETTQIQLEKVKAFMTDLGGQTSHTGIVARSLEIPAVLGLGNATQLIKTRDLIIVDGSAGVVIIDPSEETLTRYHERKDLFEDFLARVTRSSYLPAETTDGHHLTVSANITLIEEVVSAIDHGGDDIGLYRTEFLYLNRPSLPSEQDLFDNYRDLAEIMGTRQVTIRTLDIGGDKFADSISWAGEEMNPALGLRAIRFCLQSPEIFKTQLRAILRAAYFGNIRIMFPMISQVEEIVQAKQMLNEAAESLDREGIPFRDDIQIGAMIEVPSAVVMADMLAREVDFFSIGTNDLIQYSLAIDRVNKHVAGLYQPLHPAVLRMIHRVVEVAKATGIQVTLCGEMAGDPINVPVLLGLGLDAVSMNPISIPAIKNVVRRLSFEESKHLVQRMLEQATSADVLKLIQETFGPSIETATFSYNDTVDH; via the coding sequence GTGGCTGATTCTACATCAAAAAATCTGGTAGTCCAGGGTATTGGCGCATCGCCCGGGATTGCCATTGGCAAGGCCTTTCTTTTCGAGCAGGAAAATACTGACGTCATAGAAAAGCGTTTCGTCGAGCCCGAAGAAATCCAATCTGAAATAAATCGTTTCAAAGACGCCGTAACAAAAGCCCAGGAATACCTTCATAGAATCATTGGGGAAGTCCCGGATGAGTATCGGGATCACAACTATATCCTTGACAGCCATATGATGCTTCTTAAAGACAGGATGATCTATGACGGGACGATTGAACAGATCAAACAGACAAGTGTTAATGCCGAATGGGCCTTGAAGATCGCTGTGGGAAAGGTCAAGTCGGTTTTCAACCAGATGGGAGATCCCTATTTTCGAGACAGGGTTTCAGATATCGCCCATGTCTACAAGCTTATCCTGGAAAACCTCCTTGGGACAGGGCCTTCTAAGATTTCTGACATAGACAAAAGGGTCATTATCGTGGCCCACGACCTTTCTCCGGCTGAGACAACCCAAATACAGTTGGAAAAGGTCAAGGCCTTCATGACAGACCTTGGCGGCCAAACATCGCACACCGGCATTGTTGCCCGATCCCTTGAGATCCCCGCAGTACTCGGCCTGGGAAACGCAACCCAACTCATTAAGACACGTGACCTCATCATTGTGGATGGAAGCGCAGGCGTCGTCATTATTGATCCAAGCGAAGAAACGCTTACCCGTTATCATGAACGCAAAGACCTGTTTGAGGATTTCCTGGCCAGAGTCACCCGCAGCAGTTACCTGCCGGCAGAGACAACAGACGGGCATCATTTGACGGTCAGCGCTAACATCACGCTGATAGAAGAAGTTGTGTCAGCCATCGACCACGGGGGAGACGATATCGGCCTGTACCGGACCGAGTTTCTTTACCTGAATAGGCCAAGCCTTCCCTCAGAGCAGGACCTTTTTGACAATTACAGGGACCTGGCCGAGATTATGGGGACCAGACAAGTTACTATCCGGACCCTGGACATAGGCGGAGACAAGTTTGCCGACAGCATTTCGTGGGCGGGAGAAGAAATGAACCCGGCCTTGGGTCTTCGAGCCATTCGGTTTTGCCTCCAGTCGCCTGAAATTTTCAAGACCCAGCTCCGTGCCATACTCAGGGCCGCATATTTCGGCAATATCCGGATTATGTTCCCTATGATATCCCAGGTTGAGGAGATTGTTCAGGCAAAGCAGATGCTGAATGAGGCGGCAGAGTCTCTGGACAGGGAGGGGATTCCTTTTAGAGATGACATTCAGATTGGCGCCATGATCGAAGTCCCTTCAGCCGTTGTAATGGCCGATATGCTTGCCAGAGAGGTCGACTTTTTTAGCATCGGCACCAATGATCTCATCCAGTATTCTCTAGCCATCGATCGGGTCAACAAGCATGTTGCCGGCCTTTATCAGCCACTCCACCCTGCTGTGCTGAGGATGATACATCGAGTCGTGGAAGTTGCCAAGGCGACGGGGATTCAGGTCACGTTATGCGGTGAGATGGCGGGAGATCCTATCAATGTCCCTGTGCTCCTCGGCCTGGGACTGGATGCTGTCAGCATGAACCCCATCTCCATCCCTGCAATCAAGAATGTCGTCCGTAGGCTTTCCTTTGAGGAGTCAAAGCACCTCGTGCAAAGGATGCTGGAGCAGGCGACTTCCGCAGATGTCCTGAAGCTTATTCAGGAAACCTTTGGACCGTCTATTGAGACGGCCACCTTTTCCTATAATGATACTGTCGATCACTGA
- a CDS encoding HPr family phosphocarrier protein, with protein MKLSQDLTIPNELGLHARAAAKVARLAEQAHAGVFVIKDGQEADATSILDIIGLYCPCGTEVTVRITDPDDREILNRIARLIEAGFGEL; from the coding sequence TTGAAACTGAGTCAAGATCTGACCATTCCCAACGAGTTGGGTTTACATGCCCGTGCTGCCGCCAAGGTTGCCCGTTTGGCCGAGCAGGCTCACGCCGGCGTGTTTGTCATAAAGGATGGCCAGGAAGCGGATGCCACCAGCATACTTGATATCATAGGTCTGTATTGCCCATGTGGTACTGAGGTGACCGTGAGAATAACCGACCCGGATGATCGTGAGATATTGAACCGGATTGCCCGATTGATTGAAGCCGGTTTTGGAGAGCTATAG